A stretch of Pseudoalteromonas sp. A25 DNA encodes these proteins:
- a CDS encoding efflux RND transporter periplasmic adaptor subunit, whose protein sequence is MTYIPDTSAQDTQISGKSSKAKSIWFMSGLVLLFLLLYFVITPAFTNWSNGTNSVALDKIRVAQVEKGLFIRDFSLQGKVVAARRPVIYSPAQGTVTYHVEAGDSVAVGQSLATIDSPELKSLYNQEVANLTKLKTHLEREKIQVKKSRLQQDNLIGKAEVALNAAQREMRRSEDAMKNNVISDIDYQKAKDELQNAKREYQHVLKEVALLKESQKFEIQTRELELESQQVKVTELKRQVDGLKIISPVTGLVGNLNVQQKSSVAKNQALLRVVDLTQYELEVQIPESYADDLALGMEAQITLNQTQYAGELVAISPEISHGAVSGKIRFKDTSLTGLRQNQRLTTRIILEQKNNIAYLPRGQFINAHNGQFAYVLNGEEAIKTPIELGSRSLAQVEVISGLKLGERVVVSDTNIFKNAPRVRILQ, encoded by the coding sequence ATGACGTATATTCCAGATACTAGCGCTCAGGATACACAAATCTCAGGTAAGTCTTCTAAAGCAAAAAGCATTTGGTTTATGAGCGGGTTAGTATTGCTTTTTTTACTGCTATATTTTGTTATAACACCAGCATTCACAAATTGGAGCAATGGCACAAACTCAGTTGCTTTAGACAAGATTAGAGTAGCACAAGTAGAGAAAGGCCTATTCATAAGAGACTTTTCATTACAAGGAAAAGTTGTTGCAGCAAGACGTCCTGTAATTTATAGCCCAGCGCAAGGGACCGTAACATATCATGTAGAGGCAGGTGACAGTGTAGCTGTAGGCCAGTCTCTGGCAACCATCGATAGCCCTGAACTAAAGAGTTTATATAATCAAGAAGTTGCAAACCTAACCAAGCTAAAAACACATCTAGAGCGTGAGAAAATTCAGGTAAAGAAATCAAGACTACAGCAAGACAACTTAATTGGAAAAGCAGAAGTGGCGCTCAATGCCGCACAAAGAGAAATGCGACGCTCTGAAGATGCAATGAAAAACAATGTGATCAGTGATATAGATTATCAAAAAGCGAAAGATGAGTTACAAAATGCCAAACGCGAATACCAACATGTACTCAAAGAAGTCGCACTACTCAAAGAGAGTCAAAAATTTGAAATACAAACTCGAGAGTTGGAGCTAGAGTCCCAACAAGTCAAAGTCACAGAATTAAAGCGACAGGTTGATGGGTTAAAGATAATCTCGCCTGTGACAGGGTTAGTGGGTAATTTAAATGTACAACAAAAGAGTTCTGTGGCGAAGAACCAAGCATTATTACGCGTGGTTGATTTAACACAATATGAGCTGGAAGTACAAATCCCTGAAAGCTATGCTGATGACTTAGCGTTGGGTATGGAAGCGCAAATCACATTAAACCAAACTCAGTATGCTGGCGAATTAGTTGCCATCTCGCCAGAGATATCTCATGGCGCTGTAAGCGGGAAAATCCGCTTTAAAGATACCTCTTTGACAGGGCTTAGACAAAACCAAAGACTCACAACACGCATCATACTTGAGCAAAAGAATAACATTGCCTACTTGCCCAGAGGGCAGTTTATTAATGCGCACAATGGCCAGTTCGCCTATGTATTAAATGGAGAAGAGGCCATCAAAACCCCTATCGAGCTTGGCTCGCGCAGCTTGGCGCAAGTAGAGGTCATTTCAGGCCTTAAACTGGGAGAACGCGTTGTGGTTTCCGATACAAACATTTTTAAAAATGCACCACGTGTTCGTATTTTACAATAG
- a CDS encoding ABC transporter ATP-binding protein, which translates to MLTMHKLAKAFFTENIKTQALQPFDLQIEQGEFVSVIGPSGSGKTTFLNIAGLLEEHSEGLYELDGQDVSKMKDKQKSAYRNEKIGFIFQSFNLIPELNLYDNIDMPLRYRKFTYAQRHKRILQALEQVGLAGRKSHYPSQLSGGQQQRVAIARAIAGSPSVILADEPTGNLDSKMADGIMSLLKDINAQGTSIIMVTHDNEQAALANRVIQIKDGYLQECDHIRESIACA; encoded by the coding sequence ATGTTAACAATGCACAAGCTAGCAAAAGCTTTTTTCACTGAAAATATCAAGACTCAAGCGCTACAGCCATTTGATTTACAAATTGAACAAGGTGAGTTTGTCAGCGTTATCGGCCCGTCAGGGTCTGGAAAAACAACGTTTCTCAATATTGCTGGCTTACTAGAAGAGCACAGCGAAGGGTTATATGAGTTAGACGGTCAAGATGTATCAAAAATGAAAGATAAGCAAAAATCAGCTTATCGCAATGAAAAAATTGGCTTTATATTTCAAAGTTTTAACCTCATCCCTGAGTTAAACCTGTACGACAACATTGATATGCCATTGCGTTATCGCAAGTTTACTTATGCACAACGCCATAAACGTATTTTACAAGCTCTAGAGCAAGTGGGACTAGCAGGGCGAAAAAGCCATTACCCGTCACAATTATCTGGTGGCCAACAACAAAGAGTTGCCATCGCACGCGCTATAGCCGGCTCGCCATCCGTTATTCTTGCAGATGAGCCAACTGGTAATTTAGATTCAAAAATGGCTGACGGCATCATGTCATTGCTCAAAGACATCAATGCTCAGGGCACCAGTATTATCATGGTCACGCACGATAATGAGCAAGCCGCACTTGCCAACAGAGTTATTCAAATCAAAGATGGTTACCTTCAAGAGTGTGATCATATCCGTGAATCAATTGCATGCGCATAG
- the arfB gene encoding alternative ribosome rescue aminoacyl-tRNA hydrolase ArfB codes for MLRLSNNVEIAAWELELTAIRAQGAGGQNVNKVSSAIHLKFDIKNSALPDYYKQRLLTFNDSRITKDGVVIIKAQSHRTQEMNKEEALQRLKALILEATKTQKARRATKPTRSSQRKRVESKVKRGQTKNLRGKIKF; via the coding sequence ATGCTACGACTATCAAATAACGTCGAAATTGCCGCTTGGGAACTAGAACTCACCGCCATTCGAGCCCAAGGAGCAGGCGGTCAAAATGTCAACAAAGTATCGAGTGCCATTCATCTAAAATTTGACATAAAAAATTCTGCGCTCCCTGACTATTATAAGCAACGTTTGTTGACCTTCAATGATAGTCGAATCACTAAAGACGGTGTGGTGATCATTAAAGCTCAATCTCACCGTACCCAAGAGATGAATAAAGAAGAGGCATTACAAAGGCTAAAAGCATTGATATTGGAAGCGACCAAAACTCAAAAAGCACGCCGTGCGACTAAGCCAACTCGCAGCTCACAAAGAAAACGCGTAGAGAGTAAAGTAAAACGAGGACAAACTAAAAACCTCAGGGGCAAGATAAAGTTTTAG
- a CDS encoding ATP-binding protein translates to MSIIAINQASEFIWQQFVYQQPDDLRHASLVAKKLQQSLLQSTQLPDSLAHYKIDEVAWLPEQKTRLLQGDVLTTYTEKNEALLCFLLTGNDTVVQLGPFEPVEHATIPKYLLKLCSFVILALLLMFWLRPLWRDLTQFRYVTEQLSKGQLDISIAPSRFSAIATLTSQFHTMATKVANLMNNQKHLVNAVSHELRTPLARLKFALAMLEKQAPESVPQMSQDVQEMEVLIDEMLSYARLEMAQSTLKFAPFDIVALVQEQIDKLHRTTIKQIELDCSYPALTLTAEHYYMARVLQNLLGNADKYGKSKIYVAIQKMPSDVKIIVGDDGKGIEEHERDKVFEPFSRLDKSRNKCSGGVGLGLAIVDKIVAWHGGRCEIERSKWGGAQFVVYLPHANEPKTLSCP, encoded by the coding sequence GTGAGTATTATCGCTATTAATCAAGCAAGTGAGTTTATCTGGCAGCAGTTTGTCTATCAGCAACCTGATGATTTACGTCATGCTTCGCTAGTTGCTAAAAAGTTACAACAAAGCTTGTTGCAAAGCACACAGCTGCCGGATTCACTCGCGCATTATAAAATAGATGAAGTTGCATGGTTGCCAGAACAAAAAACAAGGCTTTTGCAAGGTGATGTCTTAACGACTTACACTGAGAAAAATGAGGCACTCCTTTGCTTTTTATTAACAGGCAACGATACGGTGGTACAGTTAGGTCCGTTCGAGCCGGTTGAACACGCGACTATTCCCAAGTATTTACTAAAGTTATGCTCATTTGTGATCCTAGCTTTATTGCTAATGTTTTGGCTACGGCCTCTGTGGCGAGACTTAACGCAGTTTAGATATGTCACAGAGCAGTTATCCAAAGGCCAATTAGATATTTCAATTGCCCCTTCTCGGTTTTCAGCGATTGCCACGTTAACGAGTCAATTCCACACCATGGCAACAAAAGTGGCAAACTTAATGAATAACCAAAAGCATTTAGTTAATGCTGTTTCTCATGAATTGCGTACCCCGTTGGCTAGGTTAAAGTTTGCTTTGGCGATGCTAGAAAAGCAAGCCCCCGAATCAGTGCCTCAAATGTCTCAAGATGTTCAAGAAATGGAAGTCTTGATAGATGAAATGCTGAGCTATGCGAGATTAGAAATGGCGCAAAGCACGCTAAAGTTTGCACCGTTTGATATTGTCGCTTTAGTACAAGAGCAAATCGATAAACTGCACAGAACAACTATTAAGCAAATTGAACTTGATTGCTCTTACCCTGCATTAACGCTTACAGCAGAGCATTACTACATGGCGCGAGTGTTGCAAAATCTTTTAGGAAATGCGGATAAATACGGGAAAAGCAAAATCTATGTGGCAATACAAAAAATGCCTAGTGACGTTAAAATTATTGTAGGTGATGATGGTAAAGGCATTGAAGAGCATGAACGTGACAAAGTATTTGAACCATTTTCTAGATTAGATAAGAGTCGAAATAAGTGTTCAGGTGGCGTCGGTTTAGGTCTGGCAATTGTCGACAAAATAGTTGCTTGGCATGGTGGACGATGCGAAATAGAACGCTCAAAATGGGGGGGAGCCCAGTTTGTAGTATATTTGCCACATGCCAATGAGCCTAAAACTTTATCTTGCCCCTGA